A stretch of Paenibacillus mucilaginosus 3016 DNA encodes these proteins:
- a CDS encoding Lrp/AsnC family transcriptional regulator encodes MDAIDIALLKWLQEDGRMTVSELSKKLSLSRPSISERLLRLQEKGVIEGFSAKVSPAAVGRSTVLMIQMSELKLSYHDFEQKMIADPDIIECHRVTGTVDYIMKAAVGGVDGLSLLVERLMLYGSPHTSVIIGSPVAGRPILPREKK; translated from the coding sequence GTGGATGCCATAGATATTGCCCTGCTCAAATGGCTGCAGGAAGATGGGCGGATGACGGTCAGCGAGCTGTCCAAGAAGCTCTCGCTCAGCCGTCCCAGCATCTCCGAGCGCCTGCTCCGTCTCCAGGAAAAAGGGGTTATTGAGGGATTCAGCGCCAAGGTATCACCGGCCGCGGTCGGCCGGAGTACCGTACTTATGATTCAGATGAGCGAGCTCAAATTGTCCTACCATGATTTCGAGCAGAAAATGATCGCCGATCCCGACATCATCGAATGCCACCGCGTTACAGGCACGGTGGACTACATCATGAAAGCCGCGGTCGGCGGCGTCGACGGCCTGAGCCTGCTCGTCGAGCGGCTCATGCTCTACGGCAGCCCGCACACGTCGGTGATCATCGGCTCCCCCGTCGCCGGACGGCCGATCCTGCCGCGGGAGAAGAAGTAG
- a CDS encoding YitT family protein, whose amino-acid sequence MRKFANIVFGCMVTAIGLLFLKHTHAVTGGTAGLSLSLSYLMNLPFTALFLAINIPFFLFSALTMGRSFTVYSVGSVLILTLFTGVDSLLPAFEPSNLVGAVLGGMGIGLGVSILFANNSSLGGANILAFYLRRKYGWDPGLVNFAFDGMVVLISLSAVGVTKALYSIGSIALASLIISYFKSKINSEPVKEIKTYAIPGKEHSGGATLAELQAADDELQPEQAPLAEVPAGSPALYTDGSEGLR is encoded by the coding sequence ATGCGTAAATTTGCCAATATTGTGTTCGGTTGTATGGTAACGGCCATCGGCTTGTTATTCCTCAAACATACGCATGCCGTGACCGGAGGTACAGCAGGGCTGTCGCTGAGCCTGTCTTACTTGATGAATCTTCCTTTTACCGCATTGTTCTTGGCGATCAATATTCCCTTCTTTCTTTTCTCCGCTCTGACGATGGGCCGTTCGTTCACCGTGTATTCCGTCGGTTCGGTCCTGATCCTCACCTTGTTCACCGGCGTGGATTCCCTGCTCCCGGCCTTCGAGCCCTCGAATCTCGTTGGCGCCGTGCTGGGCGGGATGGGCATCGGCCTCGGGGTCAGCATCCTCTTTGCGAACAACTCGTCGCTCGGCGGAGCGAACATCCTGGCGTTCTACCTCCGCAGGAAGTACGGCTGGGACCCGGGGCTCGTCAATTTTGCCTTCGACGGCATGGTGGTGCTCATCTCCCTGTCCGCTGTCGGCGTGACCAAGGCCCTGTATTCGATCGGCTCCATTGCCCTCGCTTCCCTGATTATCAGTTATTTTAAAAGCAAGATCAATAGCGAACCGGTGAAGGAAATAAAGACCTATGCCATCCCCGGAAAAGAACACAGCGGCGGCGCGACTCTGGCCGAGCTGCAGGCGGCCGACGACGAGCTGCAGCCCGAACAGGCTCCTCTTGCGGAGGTGCCGGCCGGTTCCCCGGCCCTCTATACGGACGGCTCGGAAGGGCTCCGGTAG
- a CDS encoding GrpB family protein: protein MSRSNDASTWPAWAVEPVTLAPPDPQWPAQGENLRQELASLLLPFGVTEIEHIGSTSIPGLSAKPVLDLMAAVRGWEDVPGIARTLAPYHWHFVPPELDERPWRRFFVRAPKDRRTAHLHLLLDGDPHWEEQLCFRNRLRADDTLRDAYAALKAKLAADFREDREAYTAAKSEFIRSVLQT, encoded by the coding sequence ATGAGCCGATCGAACGATGCGTCCACCTGGCCCGCCTGGGCCGTGGAGCCTGTAACGCTTGCCCCGCCCGACCCGCAGTGGCCCGCGCAGGGAGAGAACCTGCGGCAGGAGCTGGCTTCGCTGCTGCTTCCCTTCGGCGTGACGGAGATCGAGCATATCGGCTCCACCTCCATTCCCGGCCTGTCCGCCAAGCCGGTCCTGGATCTCATGGCCGCCGTGCGCGGCTGGGAGGATGTGCCCGGGATCGCCCGCACCCTTGCGCCCTATCACTGGCACTTCGTGCCCCCTGAGCTGGACGAACGACCCTGGCGGCGGTTTTTCGTCAGAGCGCCGAAGGACCGGCGGACCGCCCACCTTCACCTGCTGCTGGATGGGGATCCCCATTGGGAGGAACAGCTCTGCTTCCGCAACCGCCTCCGGGCAGACGATACGCTACGGGATGCCTACGCAGCCCTCAAAGCAAAGCTGGCCGCCGATTTCCGGGAGGACCGGGAAGCCTATACCGCAGCCAAATCCGAATTTATCCGCAGTGTACTTCAGACCTAA
- a CDS encoding immunoglobulin-like domain-containing protein, which produces MRSPAFKLALALLLSGSTLAPSASYASSDTYRILAASGDTAPVQTSVYGGEIGTGTTVQEAAYGPVSVQLLNINDLHGKVDQTYPVDLDGDKVNESNLGRMDYVAAYLKQREAGNPNTLILHSGDTIGGSSPVTALLQDEPTVEMLESIGFDGGTVGNHEFDEGTAEMLRMIQGGTHPKGTENYDGMNFPVVAANIEYKADGSPVLPPYFIREIGGVKIGFIGVVTQSTASIVMPGGIADIRFTDETAAVNKAAAELKAQGIRSIVVLSHLDAVQSGTGVTGAAADLASSVDDEVDVIFAAHNHTIVNGTVDNKLIVQAWEYGKAISDVDLQIDPATGDIVQKSAEIVYVNQAGITPDPAVGTILQKYVDRVAPIINEVVGVTAAEMTGGYGVRGPIGDNALGNFIADGMRHAMNSDFALMNGGGIRDNLNRGDVTWGELYNIQPFNNQLVKVEVTGADLETILNAQLSSLYGPDYSIGGFSYTWNGSTTKVVDIFLPDGSKIDKTKTYTVTVNNFMQTATSSKYKPIGTLGKNPVYGPEDLEASVAFTRSFGGTPISYKAEGRIKEVSGVPTDPALLTVAQFRALADGTAGKAQGVITTTPLGNKSFYMQDSTGGIFVYSPSVTETLALGDKVSVSGIKKTFNGELEFDSGATVTKIGTEPVPAPIQITPAQVGDHQGKLVTLKGVKVSDIRANDFNVTSGGSTVMVYTGAYGVGTTQVKDGDIIDLTGIAAYYNKNQIKPRSAADIMVTGGLSDAEITAADHKALTLGDTSAVTLNLTLPTTGAKGSVITWSSSNPAVVAADGTVTRPEKGQPAATAVLTATITKGTSTLTKSFSITVKPKRLTDQEAVANAKAALFLTYDGVSDKLKLITAGADMTTISWRLTNPELSRIVDVTTGAVDRTKVIGGSEKVTLVATISRGTYSDIDVFTILVRGLPAPAVVNAVYENDTFVTGTAKAGSTVTVRTGDTVLGSAASHATTGAYQVAIAAQPAGTVLEVIATATGYTSTPAYVLVLTPVLNDAGAVAADKNALTDSVILNGNPSLDAVTGALKLPVSGENGTTISWQSSQPSVVSASGTVTRPSSSSENAVVTLTATISRGGASDTKSFTVTVLKQTAPSGDTLTVLEAKASPLGTLVKVRGYLTSKTAASNSNIVFVLADQEGVTDFTGNAGAIQIPQTNSYYVDPAAKQTLLDAPIGSIVIVEGKIDTYNSKPSIEAIRSAALQGAENTAPTVTNVTYSGVPQVGATLTGVYTYTDAENDPEGASVYAWYRSDSADGTGLTAIAGASGKSYTVTEADLGKYLVFEVTPAAASGTSAGQPVKSAPTGQVTGQQGPGPVGADLFFSEYVEGTSNNKAIEIFNPSGTAVNLTGYTVELYANGATAPTNKLDLSGTLAAGDVFVIANASANAAILAVADVTSTVTFFNGDDALVLKKNGVIVDVIGQVGTDPGTEWGTGVTSTLDNTIRRMPGTTAGDTNASDAFDPAAQWIGYPVDTLDGLGQHTN; this is translated from the coding sequence ATGAGATCACCAGCATTCAAACTGGCGCTGGCCCTGCTGCTGTCCGGCAGCACGCTCGCACCATCGGCATCGTACGCTTCTTCCGATACATATCGTATCCTGGCCGCATCAGGTGATACAGCGCCGGTACAGACATCCGTGTACGGCGGTGAGATCGGAACAGGCACCACCGTGCAGGAGGCCGCCTACGGACCGGTATCCGTCCAGCTCCTGAACATCAACGACCTGCACGGCAAAGTGGACCAGACCTACCCGGTCGACCTCGACGGCGACAAGGTCAACGAATCGAACCTCGGCCGCATGGATTACGTCGCCGCCTACCTCAAGCAGCGCGAAGCCGGCAATCCGAACACGCTGATCCTGCACTCCGGCGATACGATCGGCGGCAGCTCGCCAGTTACCGCCCTGCTGCAGGACGAGCCTACGGTCGAGATGCTCGAATCCATCGGCTTTGACGGCGGTACGGTCGGCAACCACGAGTTCGACGAAGGCACCGCCGAGATGCTCCGTATGATCCAAGGCGGCACGCATCCGAAGGGCACCGAGAACTATGACGGCATGAACTTCCCTGTCGTTGCCGCCAACATCGAGTACAAGGCGGACGGCAGCCCCGTGCTCCCTCCTTACTTCATCCGCGAGATCGGCGGCGTGAAGATCGGATTCATCGGCGTGGTCACCCAGTCCACCGCCTCCATCGTGATGCCGGGCGGCATCGCCGACATCCGCTTCACGGATGAGACGGCGGCGGTGAATAAGGCGGCGGCCGAGCTCAAGGCCCAGGGCATCCGCTCCATCGTGGTGCTTTCGCACTTGGACGCCGTGCAGAGCGGCACAGGCGTCACCGGCGCAGCGGCGGATCTCGCGAGCAGCGTGGATGACGAGGTCGATGTGATTTTTGCGGCTCACAACCACACGATCGTCAACGGTACCGTCGACAACAAGCTGATCGTCCAGGCTTGGGAATACGGCAAAGCCATCTCCGACGTGGACCTGCAGATCGATCCGGCTACGGGCGATATCGTGCAGAAGAGTGCGGAGATCGTATATGTGAACCAGGCCGGCATCACACCGGACCCTGCGGTAGGAACGATCCTCCAGAAGTACGTGGACCGCGTGGCTCCGATCATCAATGAAGTCGTCGGCGTAACGGCCGCAGAGATGACCGGCGGGTACGGCGTCCGCGGACCGATTGGCGACAATGCGCTCGGCAACTTCATTGCGGACGGTATGCGCCATGCCATGAACAGCGATTTTGCCCTGATGAACGGCGGGGGCATCCGCGACAACCTGAACCGAGGGGACGTGACGTGGGGCGAGCTGTATAACATCCAGCCGTTCAACAACCAGCTCGTGAAGGTGGAAGTCACCGGCGCGGATCTCGAGACGATCCTGAACGCCCAGCTCTCTTCGCTCTACGGGCCGGATTACAGCATCGGCGGCTTCTCCTATACGTGGAACGGCAGCACGACCAAGGTCGTCGACATCTTCCTGCCGGACGGCTCGAAGATCGACAAGACGAAGACGTACACCGTCACCGTGAACAACTTCATGCAGACCGCTACCTCCTCGAAATACAAGCCGATCGGCACGCTTGGGAAGAATCCGGTATACGGTCCGGAAGACCTCGAGGCTTCCGTAGCCTTCACGCGCAGCTTCGGCGGAACGCCGATCAGCTATAAGGCCGAGGGACGCATCAAGGAAGTCTCCGGCGTACCGACCGATCCGGCACTGCTGACGGTCGCACAGTTCCGTGCACTGGCTGACGGCACCGCAGGCAAAGCCCAAGGCGTCATCACCACCACGCCGCTCGGGAACAAAAGCTTCTACATGCAGGACAGCACGGGAGGCATCTTCGTCTATTCGCCATCCGTGACCGAGACGCTGGCCCTCGGCGATAAAGTATCGGTCAGCGGGATCAAGAAGACGTTCAACGGCGAGCTGGAATTCGACTCCGGCGCGACCGTGACCAAGATCGGTACCGAGCCTGTGCCGGCACCGATCCAGATTACCCCCGCACAAGTGGGTGACCACCAGGGCAAGCTCGTGACCCTGAAGGGCGTCAAGGTATCGGATATCCGTGCGAATGACTTCAACGTCACGTCCGGCGGCTCGACCGTCATGGTGTACACCGGCGCTTACGGCGTAGGTACAACTCAGGTGAAAGACGGCGACATCATCGACCTCACAGGGATCGCCGCCTACTATAACAAGAACCAGATCAAACCGCGCAGCGCAGCGGACATCATGGTAACCGGCGGACTCAGCGACGCTGAAATCACGGCGGCCGACCACAAGGCGCTGACGCTCGGCGATACGAGCGCCGTCACGCTGAACCTGACGCTGCCAACAACCGGGGCGAAGGGCTCCGTCATCACGTGGAGCTCCTCCAATCCGGCCGTCGTCGCAGCGGACGGAACGGTCACCCGTCCCGAGAAAGGCCAGCCGGCGGCAACGGCCGTCCTGACGGCGACGATCACGAAGGGCACCTCCACCCTGACCAAGAGCTTCTCGATCACCGTCAAGCCGAAGCGGCTTACGGACCAGGAAGCGGTAGCCAACGCCAAAGCCGCCCTGTTCCTGACGTATGACGGCGTATCCGACAAGCTGAAGCTGATCACCGCAGGGGCTGACATGACCACGATCTCCTGGAGACTGACGAATCCCGAGCTTTCGCGCATCGTGGACGTCACAACGGGTGCCGTAGACCGCACCAAGGTGATCGGAGGCAGCGAAAAGGTAACCCTCGTCGCCACGATCTCCCGCGGAACGTACTCCGATATCGACGTATTCACGATTCTCGTGCGCGGCCTCCCTGCACCGGCGGTAGTGAATGCCGTATACGAGAATGACACGTTCGTCACCGGCACGGCCAAGGCGGGCTCCACCGTAACGGTCCGCACCGGCGATACGGTCCTTGGCAGCGCGGCGTCCCATGCGACCACCGGCGCTTACCAGGTGGCCATCGCGGCCCAGCCTGCAGGCACCGTTCTTGAAGTCATCGCGACAGCCACGGGCTACACCAGCACCCCGGCGTACGTCCTGGTGCTGACACCCGTACTGAACGATGCCGGAGCGGTTGCGGCCGACAAGAACGCCCTGACGGACAGCGTGATCCTGAACGGTAACCCATCGCTGGATGCCGTGACTGGTGCACTGAAGCTGCCGGTTTCCGGCGAGAACGGAACGACGATCTCCTGGCAGTCCAGCCAGCCGTCCGTAGTGTCGGCAAGCGGCACGGTGACCCGCCCATCGTCTTCTTCCGAGAATGCCGTGGTGACCCTGACGGCAACAATCTCCCGCGGGGGCGCCAGCGATACCAAATCTTTCACCGTCACCGTGCTGAAGCAGACGGCTCCATCCGGTGATACGCTGACAGTCCTCGAAGCCAAAGCTTCGCCGCTCGGCACATTGGTCAAAGTCCGCGGCTACCTGACCTCCAAGACGGCGGCAAGCAACAGCAACATCGTCTTCGTCCTGGCCGATCAGGAAGGCGTGACCGACTTCACGGGGAATGCGGGCGCGATTCAGATTCCGCAGACGAACTCCTACTACGTAGACCCGGCTGCGAAGCAGACGCTGCTCGATGCGCCGATCGGCTCCATTGTTATCGTGGAAGGCAAGATCGATACGTATAACTCCAAGCCGTCCATCGAAGCGATCCGTTCCGCTGCCCTCCAAGGGGCCGAGAACACCGCGCCGACCGTAACGAACGTGACCTACAGCGGCGTGCCGCAGGTTGGCGCGACCCTCACGGGCGTGTACACCTACACCGATGCGGAGAACGATCCGGAAGGTGCCTCCGTCTATGCCTGGTACCGCTCGGATTCGGCAGACGGCACAGGCCTGACCGCCATTGCCGGCGCATCCGGCAAGTCTTATACAGTGACCGAAGCCGACCTCGGCAAATACCTCGTCTTCGAGGTCACTCCTGCCGCCGCCTCCGGCACCTCCGCCGGCCAGCCGGTGAAGAGCGCTCCGACAGGGCAGGTGACGGGGCAGCAAGGTCCCGGGCCAGTAGGCGCCGACCTCTTCTTCTCGGAGTACGTCGAAGGCACGTCCAATAACAAAGCCATTGAAATCTTCAATCCGTCCGGCACAGCCGTTAATCTCACTGGGTATACCGTGGAGCTCTACGCCAACGGGGCAACCGCACCAACGAACAAGCTGGATCTCAGCGGTACGCTGGCTGCCGGCGACGTCTTTGTCATCGCCAACGCCTCGGCGAATGCGGCGATCCTGGCCGTGGCTGACGTCACCAGCACCGTTACCTTCTTCAACGGCGACGATGCGCTTGTGCTCAAAAAGAACGGCGTGATCGTCGATGTGATCGGCCAGGTGGGAACCGACCCCGGCACCGAATGGGGCACCGGCGTAACCTCCACCCTGGACAATACGATCCGCCGCATGCCGGGGACGACCGCGGGCGACACCAACGCTTCCGACGCCTTCGATCCGGCGGCGCAGTGGATCGGGTATCCGGTCGACACGCTCGACGGACTCGGCCAGCACACGAACTAA
- a CDS encoding cache domain-containing protein produces the protein MWSRIKPKKMYLTIFLYSCAAVSLLTLMFTWFLSGQFVRTALEEMDKSHEAKMKQVMKSSEFTLQQLRQFALRIYSDESIKLWLSMEKGAEAPLALSKAATSVREFMSSEPFIHAIYLINFDLDRIYTSDSSIYSTQDFYDPALLDYIQHQTTPYLQYVNHEVEGETYLALVVPSAGPRQSYQGYAAILFSKPLLKEYMLQVSDEDQNKLYIEGKNGEYILGNADPALAKELSAVQVPEGAAGWRWESGGETWSIRSEQLPIEGWKVYHLSPLSLWQAKVAKIRLEIIGSSVLLLAALLLFLYWQSYRSLKPLSDLAAHVKSRLGQGDPVNQSPLAGNEMALLHSGFQSLVERIEQLDLSMKSSQALIKDDFLRQWILSPRPSKPVREFIESRTPLLRAGWFRMAVIRLESYGRFTEQYDFASRKLLRFSIGNILSEVLANQGYAAETVDFGSDHIVAILASPASEGEWEQVIAAAEEARVQIRQWLKLEVQAAVSPRLDAEENLPQTYHQLYELTLLRFIHSGEDKVYTREDLERYERGRGSELDEALLKQVIHSVQLRNEKALEGYWDQLTHQMRELSYEECRLQLTHIIYTIMKSFKHHSVLHGMKSIHSFLDQFATLGEVQSWMYREMLKIMDSHRRKSGSNRKEEVAAEMIDYVRNHLHDPMLSVDDIAAHVSMSVNYARQIFKDQFGSSLSDFIAGQRIDYAAKLLTTTDWTVAEITEQSGFQTKSTFFAAFKRATGMTPNQYRMEKSAGASS, from the coding sequence ATGTGGAGCCGTATCAAACCGAAGAAAATGTACTTGACCATCTTTCTGTACTCCTGTGCCGCCGTCAGCCTGCTCACCCTGATGTTCACCTGGTTCCTCAGCGGGCAGTTCGTCCGGACGGCCCTGGAGGAGATGGACAAGTCCCACGAGGCAAAGATGAAGCAGGTGATGAAATCCTCCGAATTCACTCTGCAGCAGCTGCGCCAGTTTGCCCTCCGGATCTATTCGGATGAGAGCATCAAGCTCTGGCTCAGCATGGAGAAGGGCGCAGAGGCACCGTTGGCCTTAAGCAAGGCCGCTACCAGCGTCAGGGAGTTCATGAGCAGCGAGCCCTTTATCCACGCCATTTATTTGATCAACTTCGATCTCGACCGCATTTACACCTCCGACTCCAGCATTTATTCCACCCAGGATTTTTACGACCCCGCCCTGCTGGACTACATTCAACATCAGACCACCCCGTATCTGCAGTACGTGAACCATGAAGTGGAGGGAGAGACGTATCTGGCTCTGGTCGTTCCGTCCGCCGGGCCCCGTCAGAGCTACCAGGGCTATGCGGCGATCCTGTTCAGCAAACCGCTGCTGAAGGAGTACATGCTCCAGGTCTCGGACGAGGATCAGAACAAGCTATATATAGAAGGAAAAAACGGAGAGTACATTCTCGGCAATGCGGACCCTGCGTTAGCGAAGGAGCTGAGTGCCGTGCAGGTGCCGGAGGGAGCGGCAGGCTGGAGGTGGGAGTCCGGAGGGGAGACCTGGTCCATCCGCTCGGAGCAGCTTCCTATCGAAGGCTGGAAGGTGTATCACCTGTCCCCCCTCTCGTTGTGGCAGGCGAAGGTTGCCAAGATCCGGCTCGAGATTATCGGTTCTTCCGTACTGCTCCTGGCCGCGCTGCTGCTGTTCCTGTACTGGCAGTCCTACCGGAGCCTGAAGCCGCTCAGCGACCTGGCCGCCCACGTTAAGAGCCGTCTTGGCCAAGGGGACCCGGTCAACCAATCCCCGCTTGCCGGGAACGAGATGGCGCTGCTTCACTCGGGGTTCCAGTCCCTGGTGGAGCGGATCGAGCAGCTCGATCTGTCGATGAAGAGCAGCCAGGCTTTGATCAAGGACGATTTTCTGCGCCAGTGGATTCTCAGTCCGAGGCCTTCGAAGCCCGTGCGGGAATTCATCGAAAGCCGGACGCCCCTGCTCCGTGCGGGATGGTTCCGTATGGCCGTCATCCGGCTGGAGTCGTACGGACGCTTCACTGAGCAGTATGATTTCGCTTCACGGAAGCTGCTGCGTTTTTCGATAGGGAACATCCTGTCCGAGGTGCTTGCGAATCAGGGTTATGCTGCGGAAACCGTGGACTTCGGCTCCGACCACATTGTGGCGATCCTTGCTTCACCTGCTTCGGAGGGGGAGTGGGAGCAGGTCATCGCCGCAGCGGAGGAAGCACGGGTGCAGATCCGGCAGTGGCTGAAGCTTGAGGTGCAGGCGGCCGTCAGCCCGCGGCTCGATGCGGAGGAGAACCTGCCGCAGACCTACCACCAGCTCTACGAGTTGACGCTGCTGCGGTTCATCCACAGCGGAGAGGACAAAGTGTATACCCGGGAGGACCTGGAGCGGTACGAACGGGGCCGGGGCAGTGAGCTGGACGAAGCGCTGCTGAAGCAGGTGATCCACTCCGTACAGCTCCGCAATGAGAAGGCGCTGGAGGGGTACTGGGACCAGCTCACCCACCAGATGCGGGAGCTGAGCTACGAGGAATGCCGATTGCAGCTGACGCACATCATTTATACGATCATGAAAAGCTTCAAGCATCACAGCGTCCTCCACGGGATGAAGAGCATCCATTCGTTCCTAGACCAGTTCGCCACCCTGGGGGAAGTCCAGTCGTGGATGTACCGGGAGATGCTGAAGATCATGGACAGCCATCGCAGGAAGAGCGGCTCGAACCGAAAGGAAGAGGTCGCTGCCGAGATGATCGATTATGTGCGCAACCATCTGCACGATCCGATGCTCTCCGTGGATGACATCGCCGCCCACGTCTCTATGTCGGTGAACTATGCCCGGCAGATTTTCAAGGACCAGTTCGGGAGCTCCTTGTCCGATTTTATCGCCGGCCAGCGGATCGATTATGCAGCCAAGCTGCTGACCACCACCGACTGGACCGTAGCGGAGATTACGGAGCAGTCCGGGTTTCAGACGAAAAGCACCTTCTTCGCCGCCTTCAAACGGGCCACCGGCATGACGCCGAACCAGTACCGTATGGAAAAGTCAGCCGGAGCCTCATCATGA
- a CDS encoding ABC transporter substrate-binding protein, which translates to MRRGRGARGLALTVALMLAGTMAACSSDEAGPSGKGGEEGASGKLNAVTLKIMFPGDPPANWSEVKGELEKRLADSLNVKLNVVFIPWADVMQKRQVALSSAEDYDLIWDNNPVQSIAAGLYEPLDELIEKYGPDIKSTRSPQLLEANKVNGKLYAVPLEVNFIRPWTFVIRKDIREKLGVPPIKSYDELVRFMYTVKEKVPGITPFIPNGSEHVGVRTAGMLDPGANLAPVLNYAGLYTKGNDGKVYNIFDDMDPMMMKNFEMNHKFYKDGIFPKDVLLLKNGEFSKGKAAVTTFFDFGVNLGTRTGLEKSVPGATAEAFSLYDPGMKLSSTYKAGNYIAVPVVSKNKERAIQFINALNQKDNYDLLAYGIKGKNWEDAGEGLYKPIKENPYTGIPFAWGWNPKLDRIDATMDEEVIKLNQWERDPNNFTADILSGFTFDPSPVSNEIAQLSSMSKELFEPVVLGVIEPNEGLAKFKEKAYGHVKKIQAEYQKQLDAYLAGKKK; encoded by the coding sequence ATGAGAAGAGGAAGAGGGGCCCGGGGGCTTGCCTTGACAGTGGCGCTGATGCTGGCGGGAACGATGGCCGCGTGCAGTTCCGATGAAGCGGGGCCTTCCGGCAAGGGCGGGGAGGAAGGCGCCTCCGGTAAATTGAATGCGGTTACACTGAAAATCATGTTCCCGGGAGATCCGCCCGCAAACTGGAGCGAAGTGAAGGGCGAGCTCGAGAAGCGGCTGGCCGATTCGCTGAACGTCAAGCTCAATGTCGTGTTCATCCCCTGGGCGGATGTCATGCAGAAGCGGCAGGTCGCTCTGTCCTCGGCGGAAGACTACGACCTCATCTGGGACAACAATCCGGTACAGAGCATCGCGGCCGGCCTCTACGAACCGCTCGACGAGCTCATCGAGAAATACGGGCCCGACATCAAGAGCACCCGCTCCCCGCAGCTGCTCGAGGCCAACAAGGTGAACGGCAAGCTGTATGCGGTGCCGCTGGAGGTGAATTTTATCCGTCCCTGGACGTTCGTCATCCGCAAGGATATCCGGGAGAAGCTCGGCGTCCCGCCGATCAAGAGCTATGACGAGCTGGTCCGGTTCATGTATACGGTCAAAGAGAAAGTGCCCGGGATCACGCCGTTCATTCCCAACGGATCGGAGCATGTGGGAGTCCGGACGGCCGGGATGCTCGACCCGGGGGCGAATCTCGCGCCTGTGCTGAATTATGCCGGATTGTACACCAAGGGCAATGACGGGAAGGTCTACAATATCTTCGATGACATGGACCCGATGATGATGAAGAACTTCGAGATGAACCATAAGTTCTACAAGGACGGAATCTTCCCCAAGGATGTTCTGCTGCTCAAGAACGGGGAGTTCTCCAAGGGCAAAGCGGCGGTCACGACCTTCTTCGACTTCGGCGTCAATCTCGGTACCCGTACCGGCCTGGAGAAATCCGTTCCTGGCGCCACCGCGGAAGCGTTCAGCCTGTATGATCCGGGGATGAAGCTCAGCTCCACGTACAAGGCGGGCAACTACATTGCGGTGCCGGTGGTCAGCAAGAACAAGGAGCGGGCGATTCAATTCATCAATGCGCTGAATCAGAAGGACAACTACGACCTGCTCGCCTACGGCATCAAAGGGAAGAACTGGGAGGACGCCGGGGAAGGCCTGTACAAACCGATCAAGGAAAATCCGTACACCGGCATTCCGTTCGCGTGGGGCTGGAATCCCAAGCTCGACCGTATTGACGCCACGATGGACGAAGAAGTGATTAAGCTGAACCAGTGGGAGCGGGATCCGAACAACTTTACGGCGGACATTCTCTCCGGGTTCACCTTCGATCCGAGCCCGGTCTCCAATGAGATCGCCCAGCTCAGCAGTATGAGCAAGGAGCTGTTCGAGCCCGTCGTGCTGGGGGTGATCGAGCCGAACGAGGGCTTGGCAAAATTCAAGGAGAAGGCCTACGGCCATGTGAAGAAGATCCAGGCGGAATATCAGAAGCAGCTTGATGCGTATTTGGCCGGCAAAAAGAAGTAG